CGGAAGATTTTATGCGCGGCGCCGCTGTGTCGGAGGCGGAAATCGCCCGCGAGATCGCGCCCTGCTTCGTCACGCGCGACGAGGCGCGCACGGACGTCGTCGCTCTCGCCTGCACGCATTATCCGCTGCTTCTCGATTTTTTCCGGCGCCTGTCGCCCTGGCCGGTCGAATGGATCGACCCCGCCCCGGCCATCGCCCGCCAGGCGGATCGCCTGCTGGCGGAGCGCTTCGGCCCGGATCGCGAGGCCGCGGCCCCGGCGCCCCGCGCGATCTTCACGAGCGGCGCGCGGCCCGAGCCGGCGCTCGCCGCCGCGTTGGCGCGAATGGGTTTTTCTCTCGACGATTTGTCCGAATGATCGCGCGTTCCTTCTCCCGCAGAGCGGCAGAAGGAGCGCGCCCAGCCACCCGATTGCAGCCCCGCCCCCGTTTTTCCTTGATTATGTCGGCCGCACTTGCTGTAACGCGCCGCACAATAAATTCTCGAACTCCAAGAGGTGAGCGAAATGGCAGACTGGCCCGTCCATGCGAAGATTACCGGCCCGATCGTTCTGATCGGCTTCGGCTCCATCGGACGTGGCATCTTGCCGCTCATCGAACGCCATTTCGACTATGACAAGAGCCGCTTCACCGTCATCGACCCCGTCGATACGCATCGCGAAATGCTGGATATTCGCGGCATTGCGTTCCAGAAGGTCGCGCTCACCAAGGATAATTACCGCGAGGTGCTGACTCCCCTGCTCACCAAGGGCGAGGGACAGGGCTTCGTCGTCAATCTCTCGGTCGACACCTCTTCTCTCGACATTATGAAGCTCGCCCGCGAGCTGGGCTGCCTCTATGTCGACACCGTCGTCGAGCCCTGGACCGGCTTCTACTTCGACTCCAAGCTCGGCAATGAGGCGCGCACCAATTATGCGCTACGCGAGACCGTGCTCGAGGAGCGTCGCCGCAATCCGGGCGGGCCGACCGCCGTCTCCTGCGTCGGCGCCAATCCGGGCATGGTGTCCTGGTTCGTGAAGCAGGCGCTGCTGAACATCGCCGCCGACACCGGCCTCTCGATCGAGGAGCCCAAGACCCGCGCCGACTGGGGCGCGCTGGCGCAAAAGCTCGGCGTCAAGGGCATTCACATCGCGGAGCGCGACACGCAGCGCGCCAAGAGCCCCAAGCCGCGCGACGTCTTCGTCAACACCTGGTCGGTCGAGGGCTTCGTCTCCGAGGGCCAGCAGCCAGCCGAGCTCGGCTGGGGCACGCATGAGAAATGGCTGCCGGAGATCGCGGGAACGCACTCCTCCGGCTGCGGCGCGGCGATCTATCTGAAGTCGCCGGGCGCCAACACGCGCGTGCGCTCCTGGACGCCGACACCGGGGCCGCAATATGGCTTCCTCGTCACCCACAACGAGTCGATCTCCATCGCCGATTTTTTGACGGTGCGCGACGCTTCGGGCGCTATTCTCTACCGGCCGACCTGTCATTACGCCTATCATCCGGCCGATGACGCGGTGCTCTCGCTGCATGAATTGTTCGGCCGCGCCGGCAAGATGCAGGCGAGCTGGAAGATTCTGGACGAGAACGAGATCGTCGACGGCATAGACGAGCTCGGCGTGCTGCTCTACGGCCACGCCAAGAACGCCTATTGGTACGGCTCGCGACTCTCGATCGAGGAGACGCGCGAGATCGCGCCCTATCAGAACGCCACCGGCCTGCAGGTGAGCTCGGCGGCCCTGGCAGGCATGGTGTGGGCGCTGGAGAATCCGACCGCCGGAATCGTCGAGGCGGATGAGGTGGAC
This genomic window from Methylosinus sp. H3A contains:
- a CDS encoding homospermidine synthase, whose translation is MADWPVHAKITGPIVLIGFGSIGRGILPLIERHFDYDKSRFTVIDPVDTHREMLDIRGIAFQKVALTKDNYREVLTPLLTKGEGQGFVVNLSVDTSSLDIMKLARELGCLYVDTVVEPWTGFYFDSKLGNEARTNYALRETVLEERRRNPGGPTAVSCVGANPGMVSWFVKQALLNIAADTGLSIEEPKTRADWGALAQKLGVKGIHIAERDTQRAKSPKPRDVFVNTWSVEGFVSEGQQPAELGWGTHEKWLPEIAGTHSSGCGAAIYLKSPGANTRVRSWTPTPGPQYGFLVTHNESISIADFLTVRDASGAILYRPTCHYAYHPADDAVLSLHELFGRAGKMQASWKILDENEIVDGIDELGVLLYGHAKNAYWYGSRLSIEETREIAPYQNATGLQVSSAALAGMVWALENPTAGIVEADEVDFRRCLDVQLPYLGPVEGVYTDWTPLDGRPGLFPEDIDLEDPWQFKNILVR